From one Ursus arctos isolate Adak ecotype North America unplaced genomic scaffold, UrsArc2.0 scaffold_1, whole genome shotgun sequence genomic stretch:
- the LOC113248467 gene encoding olfactory receptor 12-like produces the protein MPPHRNGNLSTVYFQDFVLEGFEGGLETQALLFAVFLALYMVTVLGNVTMIMVITLDAHLHSPMYFFLKNLSFLDLCYSSVIAPNALANFFSPSKVITFAGCVTQLFFFSLLVTTEGLLLGVMAYDRFMAICSPLCYPITMCHSACIRLVLGTYCGGCLNSVVQTSFTFHLPFCSSNHINHFFCDVPPLLQLACGNTAINELLLFGICGLIIVGVTFVVLVSYGYITVTILRMHSVTGRRKVFSTCGSHMAAVTLFMGTVFVMYAQPGAIESMEQGKVVSIFYTLVIPMLNPLIYSLRNKDVKKALWRLGQKHTTM, from the coding sequence ATGCCACCCCACAGAAATGGAAACCTCTCCACGGTCTACTTTCAAGATTTTGTGCTGGAGGGATTTGAGGGTGGCCTGGAGACCCAGGCCCTGCTCTTTGCTGTGTTCCTGGCCCTGTACATGGTGACTGTGCTGGGGAACGTCACCATGATCATGGTTATCACCCTGGATGCCCACCTGCACTCCCCAATGTACTTCTTCCTCAAGAACCTCTCCTTCCTGGATCTGTGCTACTCATCTGTCATAGCCCCCAATGCCCTGGCCAACTTTTTCTCCCCATCCAAGGTCATCACCTTTGCAGGCTGTGTCACCCagttattctttttctccctactGGTCACCACTGAAGGGCTCCTCCTGGGtgtcatggcctatgaccgcttcaTGGCCATCTGCAGCCCCTTGTGCTACCCCATCACCATGTGCCATTCTGCCTGCATTCGCCTGGTTCTAGGCACCTACTGTGGAGGCTGCCTCAACTCTGTTGTGCAGACAAGCTTCACATTCCACCTCCCATTCTGCAGCTCCAACCACATCAACCATTTCTTCTGCGATGTTCCCCCCCTGCTCCAGCTTGCCTGTGGCAACACAGCCATCAATGAACTTCTCTTGTTTGGCATCTGTGGGCTCATCATTGTGGGTGTGACATTTGTGGTCCTTGTCTCCTATGGCTACATCACAGTGACCATCCTGAGGATGCACTCAGTAACTGGGAGACGCAAGGTCTTCTCCACCTGTGGCTCCCACATGGCTGCAGTGACTCTCTTTATGGGGACTGTCTTTGTCATGTATGCCCAGCCAGGAGCAATTGAGTCCATGGAGCAGGGCAAGGTGGTCTCTATCTTCTACACGCTGGTCATCCCAATGCTCAATCCCCTCATCTACAGTCTGCGAAACAAGGATGTGAAGAAGGCCCTGTGGAGGCTGGGCCAGAAACACACAACCATGTGA
- the COPS9 gene encoding COP9 signalosome complex subunit 9, translating to MKPAVDEMFPEGAGPYVDLDEAGGSTGLLMDLAANEKAVHADFFNDFEDLFDDDDIQ from the exons ATGAAGCCGGCGGTGGACGAGATGTTCCCCGAGGGCGCCGGGCCTTACGTGGACCTGGACGAG gcaggaggcagcaCGGGGCTCCTGATGGACTTGGCAGCCAATGAGAAGGCAGTTCATGCAGACTTTTTTAATG ATTTTGAAGACCtgtttgatgatgatgatatccAGTGA
- the OTOS gene encoding otospiralin, with protein sequence MKPCWVQGVALCLLLGPLAGAKPVQEEGDPYAEPPAMPYWPFSTSDFWNYVQYFQTLGAYPQLEEMARTFFAHFPLGTTLGFHVPYQQD encoded by the exons ATGAAGCCCTGCTGGGTGCAAGGGGtggccctctgcctccttctgggACCTCTGGCGG GGGCCAAGCCAGTGCAGGAGGAGGGAG ACCCCTATGCGGAGCCGCCCGCCATGCCCTACTGGCCTTTCTCCACCTCTGACTTCTGGAACTATGTGCAGTACTTCCAGACCCTGGGGGCCTACCCCCAGCTTGAGGAGATGGCCCGCACCTTCTTCGCGCACTTCCCGCTGGGGACCACGCTGGGCTTCCATGTCCCCTATCAGCAGGACTGA